GATTTAAGTGCTGAAGTGATGCAGATTCACAAGCAGCTCTGTTATCTAAGTAGAAATTCGTGATAGGCTCTTATCTCAGCATTATGATCAGTTCCCAGGCAGCTCTGGTTCCAGCAGGTTTGTGTAGAGAGAGGTGTATAGCCTGATTTTCACAGGTCTTGCCCTCTTTCCATGAAAGGGCTCTGAGCTCCTGACCTCATTTTGCACtctggaaaaacaaatgaaTCACTTCCTAAATCATAACTGAGGAAACAGCAGGAGCCAGAGGATTATAAACTAAAGAGAGATTAAGTTGTTTGACTCTtctttgtgtgtggtttttttgtttgcttccagGTCATTGTTCAAAATTACAACTCAGTTTTGACTCTGTCACATCTGTACCACTCATCAGATGCCCTTCTTGTCCATGAAAATGATGTCATCCACAAGATCTGTGCCCAGCTGATGAATATCAAACAGATTTCCTTCAGGGATGTCAATCAAGTCATTGCTCACCAGCTGGGCAGCGTTTTCCAGCCCACTCACACCACAGGAGAGGGCTCAGGCTACAGCAGAAACCCATTAGGTACCAAACCCAACATCCACACACCTTGCTGCAGTCACTTCAGCTGGGAATTGAAGTTCTTCAGTCTCCTTGCTCAAGTATTTGGGTACATCCCAGTTTTTAAGACAGGAAAAGACCAATGTAGACGTTCAATCCTGATGTTGTAGCAGTGAAAAATAGATCCCCCCCGAATTCTGGTTTCATTCTTTACCAAAAGAACCCTGTTTCTCCTTTTTCGAGTGATCACAGACACCCCTCAACCTGTTTacatttcagaggaaatttGCATAGGACAGTAATTTTGGGCTGAGTTTCACATTTCACTTTGGGTTAGAAGTTTGTATCAACTGAGACAGAGTTTTGAGTTTTGCTCAGGTAGAAGAGGTGAGCAGACAAGGGGGTAGCAACGTGCAGCAGACTGACATTTTTACcttgaaaaaaattagagaaagtTGCCCACATTGCTTGTAAAATTAAACTTCCACATCTGTCTGGAGTGCAGAGAAAATCCTTGAGATTCTGATctaaactgtaaaataaaagctACTAACACCCTGTATAGAACACAGCAAGTGTGCATGGCTTTGGATTTGCTAAATCTCTGAACATTCCTCACTCTTCTCCCATTTTAGCTGCCTTGTGCAGTATCTTTGTCAAACATGAGCAGCCGTTGATGTCTCCTTTCAGGAGATTTGATGGAGACATTGGTGCCACACCCCGAGTTCAGGATGCTGGGCCTTCGGAACATCCCCCAAATGCCTGAGAACTCCCTGCCCTACAGCACCTTCAGCTGGCCTGGCCTCATCAAACACCTCAGGCAGATGCTCATCGCCAATGCTCAGATGGAGGAAGGTAAATCAACACCAGTCACTCACCCTCACTCTTTAAACATTCATTTGTGCACATGGAATAAAGCTGGATGTTTTGTGGAGCTCACAGTTCAgaaaggagctgctgccctcagcaggaatttccccccGCAGAACCAGCTGCTCCTTTCACCATTCcctcagctgccacagcagctcccagattgctcctgctctgcttccagaCATCTCAGTTAATGGCAACTATTGAAAATACACAAACCAAACTGACAGTCTGTGGCTGTGCACTTAATTTACATAACTCATTTGCAACATTCCTTGGATgtgagcttttctttttctttttttacaccTACCCATAAAAATTAGGCTCAGCTCTCCCATGTAATTTGCATGGAGAATTCAGTTACAGCTCCCAGTTATGCAAGGAATGGACTGGAGGCTTGCTAAGTATAGAAACAGGTATCCATTTTCTCTGGCAGAGTGACTGCCAGGCAAATGCTGCTGGATTAGCAGTGGTTTTCTCTGGGAGTTGTGTGATTGCTGCTTCACTCTTGTGCAGCAGCTACAGCCTCCAGCGTGGTCTCGTTTGGGGCACGCTGTAGTTCCCATCTGCATCTTCACAAAACATTAACTTGCTTTTCTATCTCttcttcccaaatcccaaaggtATTGATTGGCAAGTACGACCACCACACCCAggctcctccatcccctccacAAACAAAGCCCTGCACTTCAACACATCCATTGCCAACCTGGTTATCCTGAGAGGAAAAGATGTGCAGAGTGTAGACCTGGGTAAGAGAGAGGAGCACAGCACCTCAGGGAGGCTGGGTTCACAGCTCACTGCTGTCTTTGCAACCAGATCTGGTGCAAGTGGAAACATCCCAAGACCACACATTTGACTCCTAAGGTTGATATTCCCTCTAGAAACATTTTGCTGTCCGAGGCCAATTTGTTTAATTGCTTAGGGCTGTTGTATTTTACTTCTGAGTTTCCTGAAGCACttgagggaaggaggaagagactCAAGTTTGTATATCTGGAATTCTTGGCTATAATGTCTGAAAACACACTTAGTTGTTTCTGGAGTGATGAGCATTGCTAGCAGCTGAAGTATCCACACCAGTGTGGATTAACTTCTAGCTAATCTAAGGAATCTGTTTAAAAGTTGTATTTTCAACAGGCTGCCCACTCTGCAGACATTTTGCCAGGCCTGAACTGATCTGACAGTATTGATTAGGCCACACAGGGATCAAGTCTGGCTTTTGTCCAAAGGGCTGTCctgtttctgctgcaggaagttTCCAAGAGCCCTCATTATACACATCGTGGCTGAACCCTCAGGATGCTTTTAATGCATGGAAAACACCCAGAGCATTTAACAAGTATGAAAAGTCTGCTTCTTTGGTCAGCAACAGCCAGTTCCTGCTGAAACCCCTTGACAGCATCGTAGGAAAAGCTTGGAATATGTTTGCTTCCAAGTAAGTGAAAGTAATTGTGCTGGTGCTTCACTAATAATTGCCAATATCTTCACTGATTTTTAATGTCTGACCCATTCTTCAACACACAGAGCTTACCTTCACCAGTACACAAAGTTTGGAATCCAAGAGGAAGATTTCCTGGACTGCTTCACAACCCTGGAACAAGTTATCTCCAGTTACACCAAtctgtgatttatttctttgttaaaaTTGTCTGAAATAgagatttttctgaaagaacCAA
The sequence above is drawn from the Cinclus cinclus chromosome 22, bCinCin1.1, whole genome shotgun sequence genome and encodes:
- the TUBD1 gene encoding tubulin delta chain — translated: MSIVTLQLGQCGNQIGHEVFSALCNDIRGTHGLCSKKENKSYQDSCKERFFCEQESGVPVARAVLVDMEPKVISQTLSMAARSGHWKYSSHSHFCQKQGSGNNWANGYSVHGPRHKEAIMNLVQKEAEKCDRLGGFFTIMSMAGGTGSGLGAFVTQCLRDAFPASFILNHVVWPYGTGEVIVQNYNSVLTLSHLYHSSDALLVHENDVIHKICAQLMNIKQISFRDVNQVIAHQLGSVFQPTHTTGEGSGYSRNPLGDLMETLVPHPEFRMLGLRNIPQMPENSLPYSTFSWPGLIKHLRQMLIANAQMEEGIDWQVRPPHPGSSIPSTNKALHFNTSIANLVILRGKDVQSVDLGSFQEPSLYTSWLNPQDAFNAWKTPRAFNKYEKSASLVSNSQFLLKPLDSIVGKAWNMFASKAYLHQYTKFGIQEEDFLDCFTTLEQVISSYTNL